In one Parambassis ranga chromosome 6, fParRan2.1, whole genome shotgun sequence genomic region, the following are encoded:
- the shisa9a gene encoding protein shisa-9A, translated as MRGKYFLLGFLLLKLMALVCKADGEPGLLGGFVMIATSNGSREEESVSEETPHTEDKCRGYYDVMGQWDPPFICKTGNYLYCCGTCGFRFCCSYKHSRLDQSTCKNYDTPVWMKTGQTPYNKMNKMHDSTKDKTNLIVYIICGVVAIMALVGIFTKLGLEKAHRPQRENMSRAVASVLQGGCPGEQYRGEEALGMHSQHYVSRATTLQGGQINNNVGPGSNMGQQHPYPALSQLAHVYEQQQQQQQQQQHQQQQQQQQQQQQQQQQNKDLNKYASLKAVAAKYNGELYNKRRLMVELPSKGGLPLQPMGNSRPSMGNMSSMTPPMTTNPMASNPMTSNHMNHTITQMTSMTPMTSMTPMTSLTPMTSMTPMTSLGPLTPEPVATYVTEMPSISSVSTLPTERHIAGGGGGGGLKLNGQKPKGGHSYAAHTLHSSHTHGHSHSSKPPGLGATSLAHMAGTMPGGTSLGISRAAEAVIGSSSATMGRPLAYSSNTIAAGHTMGLGLKGWDGTETVGRRKTYGHKRPQCTVLEPNQLHSTRGHSHSQHFLPTQPYFVTNSKTEVTV; from the exons atgagAGGGAAATACTTTCTCCTCGGCTTCTTGTTGCTAAAACTTATGGCTCTTGTGTGCAAGGCTGACGGGGAGCCAGGACTGCTCGGTGGATTCGTAATGATCGCCACCTCCAACGGctccagggaggaggagagcgtGTCCGAGGAGACACCGCACACAGAGGACAAATGTCGGGGTTACTACGACGTAATGGGCCAGTGGGACCCGCCGTTCATCTGCAAAACGGGCAATTATCTGTACTGCTGCGGCACCTGTGGCTTCCGCTTCTGCTGCTCCTACAAGCACTCGCGCCTGGATCAGAGCACCTGTAAAAATTATGACACTCCGGTATGGATGAAGACCGGTCAGACTCCCTACAATAAAATGAACAAGATGCATGACAGCACCAAAGACAAGACGAACTTAATTGTTTACATCATTTGTGgagtagtggccatcatggctCTTGTGGGAATTTTCACTAAATTGGGGCTGGAAAAGGCGCACCGACCCCAGAGAGAGAACATGTCCAG GGCCGTCGCCAGTGTGCTGCAGGGCGGGTGCCCAGGTGAACAGTATCGGGGTGAGGAAGCCCTAGGGATGCATTCGCAACACTATGTTTCCAGGGCCACTACCCTCc AGGGAGGCCAGATCAACAACAATGTGGGACCGGGCTCCAACATGGGCCAGCAGCACCCTTACCCTGCCCTCAGCCAGCTGGCTCATGTCTacgaacagcagcagcagcagcagcagcagcaacagcatcaacaacaacaacaacaacaacaacagcagcagcagcagcagcagcagaacaaggATCTCAACAAGTATGCCTCCCTGAAGGCTGTAG cCGCCAAGTATAACGGAGAACTCTACAACAAGCGCCGACTGATGGTAGAGCTGCCGTCCAAAGGCGGCCTTCCTCTCCAGCCAATGGGCAACTCCAGACCCTCCATGGGAAACATGTCATCCATGACTCCTCCAATGACCACCAACCCTATGGCTTCAAACCCTATGACCTCCAATCATATGAACCATACCATCACCCAGATGACTTCAATGACCCCAATGACGTCTATGACACCCATGACCTCGCTCACTCCGATGACCTCCATGACTCCTATGACCTCCTTGGGTCCACTGACTCCAGAGCCAGTGGCCACCTATGTCACCGAGATGCCCAGCATCTCCTCTGTCTCAACCCTCCCAACAGAACGGCACATAGccggtggaggaggaggagggggactcAAGCTGAACGGCCAGAAACCCAAAGGCGGCCACAGTTACGCTGCCCACACCTTACACAGCTCCCACACTCATGGTCACAGCCACAGTAGCAAGCCGCCAGGACTTGGGGCTACCTCCCTGGCACACATGGCGGGGACCATGCCAGGCGGCACATCCCTGGGCATCTCCAGGGCTGCAGAGGCCGTCATTGGCTCAAGCTCAGCAACAATGGGCCGCCCATTGGCGTATAGTTCCAACACAATTGCAGCTGGGCATACGATGGGACTGGGGTTGAAAGGCTGGGATGGGACTGAGACAGTGGGACGGAGGAAGACCTACGGGCACAAGAGGCCTCAGTGTACCGTGCTGGAGCCCAACCAGCTCCACAGCACCAGAGGCCACAGTCACAGCCAACACTTCCTCCCCACACAGCCCTATTTTGTGACCAACAGCAAGACAGAGGtgactgtgtga